A DNA window from Setaria viridis chromosome 2, Setaria_viridis_v4.0, whole genome shotgun sequence contains the following coding sequences:
- the LOC117845735 gene encoding uncharacterized protein → MPSDQPEPLALAPFELQAGPAMPPARSGGGKMHRLLRSAFKRGDSASPGSGEEADQLSRSASGSSSSAASSGRPPSGRRVGRRGGGGDGSVDGDRSSRESFELDGSKNGKLLSALRDAKIGHAYEPFQWEKKMRELLPVPAASCFLSLLLLPKATDGSNTRYNSLDDTLARADAWLRSSQASGVPVVFMSVQTEALLTKISGETALSTVNTGSLSDLAGMASASLYGFEDYHGVDIGVVRAVRLWYAAVAGEAALELRLRPGDTRLGFAISRTEEGFIYVSSVAEEGTPGVASARSGLLELHRAARAASRLLVVSRVGGEKVLPWMASASGDVKCFDTVSLSQKLSLHRHALRPITLHFLMWDHDLAAALPRGDDADVEKPPPVLLLPSPLAVAETTEADEIDGDGPGLAGKDSRDSSFRFQNIGLPDSWL, encoded by the exons ATGCCGAGCGACCAACCGGAGccgctggcgctggcgccgtTCGAGCTCCAAGCCGGCCCGGCGATGCCGCCggccaggagcggcggcggcaagatgCACCGGCTGCTCCGGTCGGCCTTCAAGCGCGGGGACTCGGCCTCGCCAggcagcggggaggaggcggaccaGCTGAGCCGATCAGCGTCCGGGTCGTCTTCCTCGGCAGCGAGCAGCGGCCGCCCGCCGTCCGGGAGGCgggtcgggcggcgcggcggcggcggcgacggctccGTCGACGGCGACCGGTCCAGCCGCGAGAGCTTCGAGCTCGACG GTTCCAAGAACGGCAAGTTGCTGTCGGCGCTGCGCGACGCCAAGATCGGCCATGCTTACGAGCCGTTCCAGTGGGAGAAGAAGATGAGGGAGCTCCTCccggtgccggcggcgagctgcttCCTGTCCCTGCTTCTTCTGCCCAAGGCGACGGACGGGTCCAACACCCGGTACAACTCCCTGGACGACACCCTGGCGCGCGCGGACGCGTGGCTCCGGTCGTCGCAGGCCTCCGGCGTGCCCGTCGTGTTCATGAGCGTGCAGACGGAGGCGCTGCTGACCAAGATCTCCGGCGAGACGGCGCTGTCTACGGTGAACACGGGCTCGCTGTCGGACCTCGCCGGGATGGCGAGCGCCAGCCTGTACGGGTTCGAGGACTACCACGGCGTGGACATCGGCGTGGTCCGCGCCGTGCGGCTGTGgtacgcggcggtggcgggggaggCAGCGCTGGAGCTCCGGCTGCGCCCCGGCGACACGCGTCTGGGATTCGCCATCAGCCGCACGGAGGAAGGGTTCATCTACGTGTCGTCGGTGGCGGAGGAAGGGACGCCGGGGGTGGCGTCGGCGCGATCGGGGCTCCTGGAGCTCcaccgggcggcgcgcgcggcgtcgagGCTGCTGGTGGTGTcccgcgtcggcggcgagaAGGTGCTGCCGTGGATGGCGTCGGCGTCCGGGGACGTCAAGTGCTTCGACACCGTGTCGCTGAGCCAGAAGCTGTCGCTGCACCGCCACGCGCTCCGCCCCATCACGCTGCACTTCCTCATGTGGGACCACGacctcgccgcggcgctgccCCGGGGGGACGACGCCGACGTCGAGAAGCCGCCACCGGTGCTCCTGCTGCCGTCGCCACTCGCCGTGGCGGAGACGACGGAGGCCGACGAGATCGACGGCGACGGGCCGGGGCTCGCCGGCAAGGACTCGAGGGACTCGTCGTTCAGGTTCCAGAACATCGGCCTCCCCGATAGCTGGTTGTGA